The following are encoded together in the Poseidonibacter lekithochrous genome:
- a CDS encoding (2Fe-2S) ferredoxin domain-containing protein, with protein sequence MSMPSIPQPTFYIFKCEQASPPGMPKPSCVNENTRDLFNHTAQSMMQKGLMGPVQVVRTSCLGRCQMGPVMLVEPGHHMYCQLSKEKIDRIIEEHILGGSPVEEYLIPEQFWGEAANLGS encoded by the coding sequence ATGAGTATGCCATCAATTCCGCAACCAACGTTTTACATTTTCAAGTGTGAGCAAGCATCACCACCTGGGATGCCAAAACCTTCATGTGTAAATGAAAATACTAGAGACTTATTTAATCATACTGCACAATCAATGATGCAGAAGGGATTGATGGGACCTGTTCAAGTTGTAAGAACATCATGTTTAGGTAGATGTCAAATGGGACCAGTAATGCTGGTAGAGCCTGGGCATCACATGTACTGTCAGTTATCTAAGGAAAAAATAGATAGAATAATTGAAGAACATATATTAGGTGGAAGCCCTGTTGAAGAGTATTTAATACCAGAACAGTTTTGGGGCGAAGCTGCAAATTTAGGAAGTTAA
- a CDS encoding response regulator, whose product MSSIDKKLLKRLQILYVEDDLVVRNELEQLLSGFFSKVFTASNGREGLDTYLENKDEIDIILTDINMPIMSGIDMVKYIREKSPQIPVIVATAHSDSEYLSESIKLKVQDYINKPVDVRNLLKVMNELASVMYQEFMLEQQTKELEQYKEVIDSNNIVVKTDIHMNITYVNELFCQITGYDKDELLGEEFKVLRHPDASLDIYTNMYAKVLNNKPWHGVLKNITKEHGIYTTDAYVINTLDDEGEITGTISIQRDITDEVNKKRDIQLALMKDKSDIFIRSKEGSAEQNIIIRELKDQLENAKNDLKKSEINSEKYIYSVEKYTIENKHLRNELSTYKKNESKKDLALKVSKENADLKYQLKKLKEELANTKESKEKEIKQLNANSRIEIEDLEEQLRNITEKYECVETDEVLIQKLEYWKEKAQEEANRVESLEKQIVAHGDKAFMSKIFG is encoded by the coding sequence ATGTCTTCAATAGATAAAAAACTGTTAAAAAGATTACAGATTCTATATGTAGAAGATGATCTTGTTGTTCGAAATGAACTAGAACAATTACTTTCAGGTTTCTTCTCTAAAGTTTTTACTGCTAGTAATGGTAGAGAAGGACTAGATACTTATCTAGAAAACAAAGATGAAATAGATATTATTTTAACTGATATTAATATGCCTATTATGAGTGGTATTGATATGGTTAAATATATAAGAGAAAAATCCCCTCAAATTCCCGTAATAGTTGCTACGGCACACTCTGATTCAGAATATTTATCTGAATCAATTAAACTAAAAGTTCAAGATTATATTAACAAACCTGTAGATGTTAGAAACTTACTTAAAGTTATGAATGAATTAGCAAGTGTAATGTATCAAGAATTTATGTTAGAACAACAAACAAAAGAGTTAGAGCAATATAAAGAAGTTATTGATTCTAATAACATTGTTGTTAAAACAGATATTCATATGAATATAACTTACGTAAATGAGCTTTTCTGCCAAATTACAGGTTATGATAAGGATGAACTTTTAGGAGAAGAATTTAAGGTTCTAAGACATCCTGATGCCTCATTAGATATATATACTAATATGTATGCAAAAGTTCTAAATAATAAACCTTGGCATGGGGTATTAAAAAATATTACAAAAGAACATGGAATTTATACAACTGATGCATATGTAATAAATACTCTTGATGATGAAGGTGAAATTACAGGTACTATTTCTATTCAAAGAGATATTACTGATGAAGTAAATAAAAAAAGAGATATTCAATTAGCATTAATGAAAGATAAAAGTGATATTTTTATCCGAAGTAAAGAAGGTTCTGCTGAGCAAAATATAATTATTCGAGAATTAAAAGATCAGCTTGAAAATGCTAAAAATGATTTAAAAAAATCTGAAATTAATAGTGAAAAATATATATATTCTGTTGAAAAATATACTATTGAGAATAAACATCTAAGAAATGAATTATCTACATATAAAAAGAATGAATCTAAAAAAGATTTAGCTCTAAAAGTTTCAAAAGAAAATGCTGATTTAAAATATCAATTAAAAAAATTAAAAGAAGAATTAGCTAATACTAAAGAATCAAAAGAAAAAGAGATAAAACAGTTAAATGCAAATTCTAGAATTGAGATTGAAGATTTAGAAGAGCAATTACGAAATATTACTGAAAAATATGAATGTGTTGAAACAGATGAAGTATTAATTCAGAAGTTAGAATATTGGAAAGAAAAAGCACAAGAAGAAGCTAATAGAGTTGAGAGTTTAGAGAAACAAATTGTAGCACATGGTGACAAAGCTTTTATGAGTAAAATATTTGGTTAA
- a CDS encoding co-chaperone GroES: MLKPLGKRVLVQRTEVEEKTASGIILVDSAKEKPNTAVVKSIGGDVTELKEGDTIVFEQFRGTEFSLDGEDYLVLDIENIIGVM; encoded by the coding sequence ATGTTAAAACCATTAGGTAAAAGAGTATTAGTACAAAGAACTGAAGTAGAAGAAAAAACTGCAAGCGGAATTATTCTTGTAGATTCTGCAAAAGAAAAACCAAATACTGCTGTTGTTAAATCAATCGGTGGAGATGTTACTGAATTAAAAGAGGGTGACACAATTGTTTTTGAACAGTTTAGAGGAACTGAGTTTTCTTTAGATGGTGAAGATTATTTAGTATTAGATATTGAAAATATTATAGGAGTTATGTAA
- a CDS encoding NAD(P)/FAD-dependent oxidoreductase produces MIGAGASGLMLASSLDKKEFKNICLIDTNAKVGAKIKISGGAKCNITNELVTEKNYLGDRSFVKELLKNYTKDDLLKFLNKNNVFPKLNPKIVKGTYFCNSSQDVVDMFTKLTTHVKKYLNTKVVDVEHNKVFKIKTANGTIEAKKLVVASGGLSFATLGASSIAYDIARKFGHTIEKLEPALVGFTVQKDQFWFKNLSGVSTYVNTFVEGKRFEGSMLFAHKGCSGPVILTTSLYWKKGKLAIDFLPNKKIENLLKGNRKISSALPFAKRFTQEFLKSIDVEDKAISSLSEEEKTKLKMLKYYEFAPAGNFGYTKAEVTKGGISTEEINHNNFESLKQKDLYFLGECLDITGELGGFNFQIAFSSAVTCARNINKS; encoded by the coding sequence ATTATTGGAGCAGGAGCAAGTGGTTTGATGCTTGCCTCTTCATTAGATAAAAAAGAATTTAAAAATATTTGTTTAATAGATACAAATGCAAAAGTTGGAGCAAAGATTAAAATCTCTGGTGGAGCTAAGTGTAATATTACAAATGAACTAGTGACAGAAAAAAACTACTTAGGTGATAGATCTTTTGTAAAAGAACTTCTCAAAAATTATACAAAAGATGACTTATTAAAATTTCTAAATAAAAACAATGTCTTTCCTAAACTAAATCCAAAGATTGTAAAAGGTACTTACTTTTGTAATTCTTCTCAAGATGTTGTAGATATGTTTACAAAACTAACAACACATGTGAAAAAATATTTAAATACGAAAGTTGTAGATGTTGAACATAATAAAGTATTTAAAATAAAAACAGCCAATGGAACTATTGAAGCTAAAAAATTAGTAGTTGCAAGTGGTGGTTTATCTTTTGCAACACTTGGAGCTTCTTCTATTGCTTATGATATAGCTAGAAAATTTGGACACACTATTGAAAAACTAGAACCAGCACTTGTTGGTTTTACAGTTCAAAAAGATCAATTCTGGTTCAAAAATCTTTCAGGAGTTTCTACTTATGTGAATACTTTTGTAGAGGGTAAAAGATTTGAAGGTTCAATGTTATTTGCTCACAAAGGTTGTTCTGGTCCAGTTATATTAACTACATCTTTATATTGGAAAAAAGGAAAACTAGCAATTGATTTCCTACCTAATAAAAAAATAGAAAACTTACTAAAGGGAAATAGAAAAATATCTTCAGCCCTTCCTTTTGCCAAAAGATTTACTCAAGAGTTTTTAAAATCAATTGATGTAGAAGATAAAGCAATATCATCATTAAGTGAAGAAGAAAAAACTAAATTAAAAATGTTGAAATATTATGAGTTTGCACCTGCTGGTAATTTTGGTTATACAAAAGCAGAAGTAACAAAAGGTGGAATCTCCACTGAAGAAATAAACCATAATAACTTTGAGAGTTTAAAACAAAAAGATTTATATTTTCTTGGTGAATGTCTTGATATTACTGGTGAACTAGGTGGTTTTAACTTCCAAATAGCATTTTCATCAGCTGTTACATGTGCAAGAAATATTAATAAAAGTTAA
- the xseA gene encoding exodeoxyribonuclease VII large subunit, whose amino-acid sequence MNSPISVSSLNAQIKSLLETTFIQVYVEGEVSNLTYHNSGHIYFSVKDKSSTISCVMFRGNAKYLKFQLEVGQKIVITGNLTVYAPRGNYQLLCNKIEPSGQGALALAFEQLKNKLEEKGYFNPEIKKQLPKYPKKIALVTSATGAAIEDMKKVASHRWPLVEFILVPALVQGEGAAFDISNSIKYADNLNCDIMIVGRGGGSIEDLWAFNEEIVANAIYEASTPIISAVGHEVDYLISDFVSDVRAATPSNAVEIALPDINEHRIYLDSLANEYNNKIKTIFYNKEQDVFNLKRLFEQNSIESKFNFITSEIKFLRSSFDNDISQKLIKANNDLDLLKRTFQNNSDQVLTQAQNQITLLKNSFELNHPDKKDKKGFVQITKDNKIISLENLSTNDVISLQTPKYIAMCTINEVKKQ is encoded by the coding sequence ATGAATTCTCCTATTTCTGTATCTTCTTTAAATGCACAAATTAAATCTCTTTTAGAAACAACTTTTATTCAAGTTTATGTTGAAGGTGAGGTTTCCAATCTTACTTATCATAATTCAGGACATATCTATTTTTCTGTAAAAGATAAAAGTTCAACAATCTCATGTGTGATGTTTAGAGGAAATGCTAAATATTTAAAATTTCAGCTTGAAGTAGGGCAAAAGATTGTTATAACTGGTAATCTTACTGTTTATGCTCCAAGAGGGAATTATCAATTATTATGTAATAAGATTGAACCCTCAGGTCAAGGCGCTTTAGCTCTTGCTTTTGAGCAGCTAAAAAATAAACTAGAAGAGAAGGGATATTTTAATCCTGAAATAAAAAAACAACTTCCTAAATATCCTAAAAAAATTGCCTTAGTAACATCAGCAACTGGTGCTGCAATTGAAGATATGAAAAAAGTTGCATCTCATAGATGGCCTTTAGTAGAATTTATTTTAGTTCCTGCACTTGTTCAAGGTGAAGGTGCCGCTTTTGATATTTCTAATTCTATAAAATATGCAGATAATTTAAACTGCGATATTATGATTGTAGGACGTGGTGGAGGAAGTATAGAAGACTTATGGGCTTTTAATGAGGAAATAGTTGCTAATGCTATTTATGAAGCTTCTACACCTATTATTTCAGCTGTAGGACATGAAGTTGATTATCTTATTTCTGATTTTGTATCTGATGTAAGAGCTGCAACTCCTTCTAATGCTGTTGAAATTGCATTACCAGATATTAATGAACATAGAATTTATCTTGATTCTTTAGCTAATGAATACAATAATAAAATTAAAACGATTTTTTATAATAAAGAACAAGATGTATTTAATTTAAAAAGATTATTTGAACAAAACTCAATAGAATCAAAATTTAATTTTATTACTTCAGAAATCAAATTTTTAAGAAGCTCTTTTGATAATGATATATCTCAAAAGTTAATTAAAGCAAATAATGATTTAGATTTATTAAAAAGAACATTTCAAAATAATTCTGATCAAGTTTTAACTCAGGCTCAAAATCAAATAACATTATTAAAAAATAGTTTTGAATTAAATCATCCAGATAAAAAAGATAAAAAAGGTTTTGTTCAAATAACTAAAGATAATAAAATAATATCTCTAGAGAATCTAAGTACTAATGATGTAATTTCCCTACAAACTCCTAAATATATTGCTATGTGTACCATTAATGAAGTAAAAAAACAATAA
- a CDS encoding peptidylprolyl isomerase, which yields MKKIFFILCSFMLLLEAANPTAVFETTKGNFEVELRSDLAPKAVENFVTHAKNGYYNGLIFHRVIKNFMIQGGDPTGTGRGGESIWGKAFEDEFSSKALFDKPGVLAMANSGRNTNGSQFFITTAATYWLNGRHTIFGYVTKGYENVKKIENSPTAGRSGGDKPLVDQKILSITIK from the coding sequence ATGAAGAAAATATTTTTTATTCTTTGTTCATTTATGTTACTTTTAGAAGCAGCTAATCCAACAGCAGTTTTTGAAACAACAAAAGGAAATTTTGAAGTTGAGTTAAGATCTGATCTAGCTCCTAAGGCAGTTGAGAATTTTGTTACTCACGCAAAAAATGGTTACTATAATGGTTTAATTTTTCACAGAGTTATTAAAAACTTTATGATCCAAGGTGGTGACCCAACAGGCACTGGTAGAGGTGGTGAGTCAATTTGGGGTAAAGCTTTTGAAGATGAATTTTCATCAAAAGCACTATTTGATAAACCAGGTGTTTTAGCAATGGCAAACTCAGGTAGAAATACAAATGGAAGTCAATTTTTTATTACAACAGCAGCAACTTATTGGTTAAATGGAAGACATACTATTTTTGGATATGTTACAAAAGGTTATGAAAATGTTAAAAAAATTGAAAATTCTCCAACAGCGGGAAGAAGTGGTGGTGATAAACCACTAGTAGATCAAAAAATACTATCTATTACTATTAAATAA
- a CDS encoding AAA family ATPase gives MIIIPQTKGGVGKSTVAMQVIAPYLYKKHGKKVTYIEIDDENNDSQSFTRTEIVNKRMLGTNRLTELDELILMDDNHEVIVDVGGNKTSTLVLDEIKKVGSFGNVKWVIPLGDGELDGKNAIATMKRIKKIEQNPEENVIFALNRSISMDEDYYQEQFINFFGHKYLDSNSVICDFVKDPKYFPVKNDKVITMSRYLGSTVWEMAYNNTDFAAKAIQAKELGDIESARKYLFFRRIQTEAKDYVINTLNRIFCDLDQWIDIKK, from the coding sequence ATGATTATAATTCCACAGACTAAAGGTGGTGTAGGTAAGTCTACAGTTGCTATGCAAGTTATCGCGCCTTATCTTTATAAGAAGCATGGTAAAAAAGTAACATACATCGAAATTGATGATGAAAATAACGACAGTCAATCTTTTACAAGAACTGAAATTGTTAATAAAAGAATGTTAGGAACTAATAGATTAACTGAATTAGATGAGTTAATCTTAATGGATGATAATCACGAGGTTATTGTTGATGTAGGTGGAAACAAAACATCAACACTAGTTTTAGATGAGATCAAAAAAGTTGGTTCTTTTGGTAATGTTAAATGGGTTATTCCTTTAGGTGATGGTGAGCTTGATGGAAAAAATGCAATTGCAACTATGAAAAGAATTAAAAAGATTGAACAAAATCCAGAGGAAAATGTAATCTTTGCTTTAAATAGATCTATTTCTATGGATGAAGATTATTATCAAGAACAATTTATTAACTTTTTTGGACATAAATATTTAGATTCAAATTCAGTTATTTGTGATTTTGTAAAAGATCCAAAATATTTCCCTGTTAAAAACGATAAAGTAATTACAATGAGTAGATACTTAGGTTCAACAGTTTGGGAAATGGCATATAATAACACTGATTTTGCTGCTAAAGCTATACAAGCTAAAGAGTTAGGTGATATTGAAAGCGCTAGAAAATATCTATTTTTTAGAAGAATACAAACTGAAGCAAAAGATTATGTAATCAATACATTAAATAGAATTTTTTGTGATTTAGATCAGTGGATAGATATTAAAAAATGA
- a CDS encoding polyprenyl synthetase family protein: MKEILNQFEDYLLSNLPQSKSIHPYFEDALGDMLKAGGKRFRPMLLLSVVKSNKSLLLSNSMPVALGLEMLHTYSLVHDDLPAMDNADLRRGFQTLHKKYDEVTAILVGDALNTEAFNQISNAPLHNDVKIDLIKTLSSDGGINGMIIGQAIDCYFENQKLELSQLEFLHIHKTAKLIAASLKMGAIISEYDLETQEKLYSFGIDLGLLFQIQDDIIDETQSSEEAGKTTQNDESKNSFVNLLGLDGAFKSANDLASKCEETLNTLDLTLKNSLEELLLKYINRHK, encoded by the coding sequence ATGAAAGAAATATTAAACCAATTCGAAGATTACTTATTAAGTAATCTTCCTCAATCAAAATCAATTCACCCTTATTTCGAAGATGCTTTAGGGGATATGTTAAAAGCTGGCGGAAAAAGATTTCGACCAATGCTTTTACTTTCTGTTGTAAAATCAAATAAAAGCTTATTGTTATCAAATTCAATGCCTGTAGCTCTTGGATTAGAAATGTTACATACATACTCTCTAGTTCACGATGATTTACCTGCTATGGATAATGCTGATTTAAGAAGAGGTTTTCAAACACTTCATAAAAAGTATGATGAAGTAACTGCTATTTTAGTTGGGGATGCTTTAAATACAGAAGCCTTTAATCAAATATCTAATGCACCTTTGCACAATGATGTAAAAATTGATTTAATTAAAACTCTAAGTTCTGATGGTGGAATAAATGGAATGATTATAGGTCAAGCAATTGATTGTTATTTTGAAAATCAAAAACTTGAGCTATCTCAACTTGAATTCTTACATATTCATAAAACTGCTAAGTTAATCGCCGCATCTTTAAAAATGGGTGCAATTATAAGTGAATATGATTTAGAAACTCAAGAAAAACTTTATTCTTTTGGAATTGATTTAGGTTTATTATTTCAAATTCAAGATGATATTATTGATGAAACTCAATCTAGTGAAGAAGCTGGAAAAACTACACAAAATGATGAATCTAAAAACTCTTTTGTTAATTTATTAGGTCTTGATGGAGCTTTTAAATCAGCAAATGATTTAGCTTCAAAATGTGAAGAAACTCTAAATACACTTGATTTAACACTTAAAAACTCTCTTGAAGAGTTACTTTTAAAATATATAAATAGACATAAATAA
- a CDS encoding chemotaxis protein CheW produces MDNREKVIDYANTSEFMTFELGAMKYAIELPKIREILTYPEIITTLPNISEWVKGLINLRGEVVPILDIRIKFNTSESVYDENTSVIAVITEDSRMVGIVVDLVDDVQRLDTSTLAPVSEMGSAIPAKYLKGYVRLDNNEMLVVMDIEKVVAKEELQD; encoded by the coding sequence ATGGATAACAGAGAAAAAGTAATTGATTATGCTAATACAAGTGAATTTATGACTTTTGAGTTAGGTGCAATGAAATATGCTATTGAACTACCTAAAATTAGAGAGATATTAACTTATCCAGAAATTATTACTACATTACCAAATATTTCAGAATGGGTAAAAGGTCTTATTAACTTAAGAGGTGAAGTTGTACCTATTTTAGATATTAGAATTAAGTTTAACACTAGTGAAAGTGTATATGATGAAAATACATCTGTTATTGCTGTAATTACAGAAGATAGTAGAATGGTTGGAATTGTTGTTGACTTAGTTGATGATGTACAAAGACTTGATACAAGTACTCTAGCACCTGTTTCAGAGATGGGTTCAGCAATTCCTGCTAAATACCTAAAAGGTTATGTTAGATTAGATAATAATGAAATGTTAGTTGTTATGGATATTGAAAAAGTTGTTGCGAAAGAAGAGTTACAAGACTAA
- the ubiE gene encoding bifunctional demethylmenaquinone methyltransferase/2-methoxy-6-polyprenyl-1,4-benzoquinol methylase UbiE: MGKQEKIVSMFNDIAGTYDVANRVLSMGIDKSWRNKACNKTFELYNNNKIEKIVDVACGTGDMIMFWKQIAKENNIDLENIVGVDPSVGMMEVGKKKLPDVDFIEAFATEMPLEDSSADIISISYGIRNVVERQEAFDEFARVLKKDGLVVISEFTKNEKTNPLDYLTDFYMNKVLPVLGGMISKNKEAYTYLPNSIDEFLTKDNLCKELKQAGLEPVHVKSFSMNISTLIIARKI, translated from the coding sequence ATGGGTAAACAAGAAAAAATTGTATCAATGTTCAATGATATCGCTGGAACTTATGATGTAGCAAATAGAGTTTTATCAATGGGAATTGATAAATCATGGAGAAACAAAGCTTGTAATAAAACTTTTGAGCTTTACAATAACAATAAAATCGAAAAGATTGTAGATGTTGCTTGTGGTACAGGTGATATGATTATGTTCTGGAAACAAATTGCAAAAGAGAATAATATTGATTTAGAAAACATTGTTGGTGTAGATCCAAGTGTTGGAATGATGGAAGTAGGAAAGAAAAAACTTCCTGATGTTGATTTTATTGAAGCCTTTGCAACTGAAATGCCATTAGAGGACTCTTCTGCTGATATTATTTCTATCTCTTATGGAATTAGAAATGTAGTTGAGAGACAAGAAGCTTTTGATGAATTTGCAAGAGTTCTTAAAAAAGATGGACTTGTAGTAATTTCAGAGTTTACAAAAAATGAAAAAACTAATCCATTAGATTACTTAACTGATTTTTATATGAATAAAGTTTTGCCAGTTCTTGGTGGAATGATTTCAAAAAATAAAGAAGCTTATACTTATTTACCAAACTCAATTGATGAATTTTTAACTAAAGATAACTTATGTAAAGAGTTAAAACAAGCAGGTTTAGAGCCTGTACATGTTAAATCATTCTCAATGAATATCTCAACACTAATTATCGCAAGAAAAATATAA
- a CDS encoding 3-methyladenine DNA glycosylase, whose translation MINIDNSYDLLVYLKNQDLIDENLEYWWPNNNKFEILIGAILTQNTKWLNVEKSLENLREEELLSLEALSTAHLETLILAITPSGFKNQKSVRLIQLAKNIIEEYDTFENFCKGTNREWLLKQKGIGPETADAILCYSCRQDYMVVDSYTNRLVKRFGYEFESYDELQAWCEYGINENYDKIAKLYGYEISINKLYARFHGKIVEFMKRNRKG comes from the coding sequence TTGATTAATATTGATAATTCTTATGACTTATTGGTTTATCTAAAGAATCAAGATTTAATAGATGAAAATCTTGAATACTGGTGGCCAAATAATAATAAATTTGAAATATTAATAGGTGCTATATTAACCCAAAATACAAAATGGCTTAATGTAGAAAAATCCTTAGAAAATCTTAGAGAAGAAGAACTTTTAAGTTTAGAGGCTTTAAGTACTGCTCATTTAGAAACACTAATTTTAGCCATTACTCCAAGTGGTTTTAAAAACCAAAAATCTGTACGATTAATACAATTAGCAAAAAATATAATTGAAGAATATGATACTTTTGAGAACTTCTGTAAAGGTACTAATAGAGAGTGGTTATTGAAACAAAAAGGTATTGGTCCTGAAACTGCTGATGCAATTTTGTGTTATTCTTGTAGACAAGATTATATGGTTGTTGACTCTTATACAAATAGATTAGTTAAAAGATTTGGATATGAGTTTGAATCATATGACGAGCTGCAAGCTTGGTGTGAATATGGAATTAATGAAAATTACGATAAAATTGCTAAACTTTATGGTTATGAGATCTCTATAAACAAGCTATATGCTAGATTTCATGGCAAAATTGTCGAGTTTATGAAACGCAATCGCAAGGGTTAA
- the panD gene encoding aspartate 1-decarboxylase — protein MTFDMLYSKIHRATVTDANLNYVGSITIDEDLMKASHLRVGQKVEIVNVNNGERFATYVIKGKAGSKDMCLNGAAARKVEIGDKIIVIAYASYNESELEDYKPTVVIVDDENNIDMITNELVGSDHV, from the coding sequence ATGACATTTGACATGCTATATAGTAAAATTCATAGAGCAACTGTTACGGATGCTAATTTAAACTATGTTGGATCAATTACAATCGATGAAGACTTAATGAAAGCTTCTCATTTAAGAGTAGGGCAAAAAGTTGAGATTGTAAATGTAAATAATGGCGAAAGATTTGCTACTTACGTTATCAAAGGTAAGGCAGGTAGTAAAGATATGTGTTTAAATGGAGCTGCTGCTAGAAAAGTAGAAATTGGCGATAAGATTATTGTTATTGCTTATGCTTCATATAATGAATCTGAATTAGAAGATTATAAACCAACAGTTGTAATTGTTGATGATGAAAATAACATCGATATGATTACAAATGAACTTGTGGGGTCTGATCATGTTTGA
- a CDS encoding YbaB/EbfC family nucleoid-associated protein, protein MFDGIDMKNLDLNSMMKQVQDMADNAKEENSNRIFTSKAGGGMVEISINGNSEVIDLQIDDSLLEDKDSLQILLISAMNDVIKQSDENKKMMAMNMMGGMNPFGQK, encoded by the coding sequence ATGTTTGATGGAATAGATATGAAAAATCTTGATTTAAACTCTATGATGAAACAAGTTCAAGATATGGCGGATAATGCTAAAGAAGAAAATTCTAACAGAATATTCACATCAAAAGCTGGTGGGGGAATGGTAGAAATTTCTATTAATGGTAATTCTGAAGTTATTGATTTACAAATTGATGACTCATTACTAGAAGATAAAGATTCATTACAAATATTACTAATTTCAGCTATGAATGATGTAATTAAACAATCAGACGAAAACAAAAAAATGATGGCTATGAATATGATGGGTGGAATGAACCCATTTGGTCAAAAGTAG
- a CDS encoding TIGR00282 family metallophosphoesterase — protein sequence MRVAFIGDIVGRPGRKIIKENLAKIRDEYNIDFVIANAENASHGFGLTVKNCDELLKAGIDVITGGNHSFDKKKDMFVLLETKAVLRPDNYPEGLAGSGVKICDIETEDGIEKLAVINLMGQFAMPTVENPFNWAKKLVNELHEQDVKNIFIDFHGEATSEKRIMLMMFKNLVSGICGTHTHVSTDDLQIMDNTAYLTDIGLTGCRDNVIGMDSYVPIQKACTGIGGHFEVPNNCKSILQMMVIDIEEGKAKDAFKIKKLCNQSEYIITKAMID from the coding sequence TTGAGAGTAGCATTTATTGGTGATATTGTAGGTCGTCCAGGTAGAAAAATAATTAAAGAAAATTTAGCAAAAATTAGAGATGAATATAATATTGATTTTGTAATAGCAAATGCAGAAAATGCAAGTCACGGTTTTGGATTAACTGTAAAGAATTGTGATGAGTTGTTAAAAGCTGGTATTGATGTAATTACAGGTGGAAATCACTCTTTTGATAAGAAAAAAGATATGTTTGTTCTACTTGAAACTAAAGCTGTTTTAAGACCTGATAATTATCCAGAAGGACTAGCAGGTTCTGGTGTAAAAATCTGTGATATAGAAACAGAAGATGGAATTGAAAAACTTGCTGTTATAAATCTAATGGGACAATTTGCAATGCCAACAGTTGAAAATCCATTTAACTGGGCTAAGAAATTAGTAAACGAACTTCATGAACAAGATGTAAAAAATATTTTTATTGATTTTCATGGGGAAGCTACTAGTGAAAAAAGAATAATGCTAATGATGTTCAAAAACCTTGTAAGTGGTATTTGTGGTACTCATACTCATGTTAGTACTGATGATTTACAAATTATGGATAACACTGCTTATCTTACTGATATTGGTCTTACTGGATGTAGAGACAATGTTATTGGAATGGATTCATATGTTCCAATTCAAAAAGCTTGTACTGGTATAGGTGGGCATTTTGAAGTACCAAATAACTGTAAGTCAATATTACAAATGATGGTTATTGATATTGAAGAGGGAAAAGCTAAAGATGCTTTTAAAATCAAAAAACTATGTAATCAAAGTGAATATATTATAACTAAGGCTATGATTGATTAA
- a CDS encoding response regulator: MQEKIEKLRSLKLLFVEDEQDLLDIISGALVKLKANFLTANNGVEALERLEENSDIDAVITDINMPYMNGLEMIKNMKERGLDIPIIVMSAHTETEYLEKAKEFGVDEYILKPFDFIKFIDLITSMEIK, translated from the coding sequence ATGCAAGAAAAAATAGAAAAATTAAGATCACTAAAGTTACTATTTGTTGAAGATGAACAAGATTTATTAGATATTATTAGTGGAGCTTTAGTTAAATTAAAAGCGAACTTCCTTACTGCGAATAATGGGGTTGAAGCTTTAGAAAGATTAGAAGAGAACTCTGATATTGATGCTGTTATTACAGATATTAATATGCCTTATATGAATGGTTTAGAAATGATAAAAAACATGAAAGAAAGAGGTTTAGATATACCTATTATTGTCATGTCAGCTCATACAGAAACTGAATATTTAGAAAAAGCTAAGGAGTTTGGAGTTGATGAATATATTTTAAAACCATTTGATTTTATTAAATTTATTGACCTAATTACAAGTATGGAAATAAAATAG